The DNA region gaatctaggatccactcggacgtgagcttggtgttatcgcttgttgacactaacaagaaatcatcaccattttcatcgaccaaattagcaccagctacatcttcctcgttactctcagcagcttttttatttcgcagtttataacaatctgctttgacgtgacctaactttttacaatagcgacacattttatctcgtttctttgatgctaccaaaacggaagcttgcctatctgtcttgctatccaaatgaagctcattgtcgagtttgtctctactcaacaaatgacccttcacatcttcaaacgagagtttgtctttgccataaatcagggtctccctgaaaagacttgtataaagggggtaaagagcacaataatagcatggcctaatcttcatcgtcaatatgaacctcaacattctttaaatcatttaaaagagtaataaattgactgatgtgatctctaagaagctcactttcgttcatgcgaaacgtaaatagacattgtttcaacactaaacgattagctagagacttagtcgcataaagagtttctaaccttttccacaaggcggatgaggttttctccatcaatacctcctgcaataccgtattcgcggggcacaactggattgcagacaaagccttttcatcaagctcttcccattctgttttatttagattctcaggctttttcccggtaacaacctttttcaagcctgattgaactagaattgtcatcatccgaacttgccacagattgaaatttgtctcaccatcgaacttctcaatttcaaaccttgttgttgccatctctgaacgggctgatctatgaaaattgaactagctctgatatcacTTGTTAGGATTTTGACTCGATTtagcaacgaacaagaaaataacggaataaattgagaaattgaacacacaaatttaacgtggaaaaacccctccaaagaggataaaaaaccacgggtaaagataattttactataatagcaaaataacgaagagtacaaaaagatggagataaaaactaaaccccgaaaacccgaaaacaaagaacccacaaaacgtaaacacaaaattctctaattgtgttatgagttctaatctttaatgGGCATAtattctaaggttgtaaaatagcctatttataggctaaattcatatatcaaataataataaaataatctaaactaatcagtgtttgattgaaacaaataaatagagtttaactgaaagattattttttaaatttgactgaaaaCAGGAGTTATATTTAATACTATTATTGTTTGAACAGACCTGATCGATATTATTCCAACAAAGGGAATTACTAAACGAAGAGCAAAACTAAAACATTTCTCATGCAACAAAGTTTTTATCATGGTAGTGGATGAACAACTGTGAAGAGCCACAGAATTTTGTTTTCTAAGGATAAGCTTCGATGACGGATTGAACTACACGTATGGGTTTAACAGTGAATCGTGTAAAACCAAATTGTCGAAGAACATAGCTCCATTCCTTTAAGGTCCTCTATTTCCCTTTATTAGTAATAGCCATCATTGTTGTGTCTAGCATCAACCCTACGACACCTAGCTCATTGCCTTCTTTATCTTCTTCAAGAACTGCTTCAACGATTATAACCTTCCCTTTATCTTCTGGAATGGCTTCTCGACatttttttaggattttaatgCATTCCTCGTCGTCCCAATCATGTAATACCCACTGCAGTTTGAAATGTATGGATTAATCGTATAAGACCATATAATGAAGGGAAAGAAAGTACTAACCATGAGAAACGCTGCGTCAACGTTTGGGATAGACATGAACATGTCTCCTCCTACGTTTTCAATGCTATCGGATTTTGGTGCAACGGTGACGACATGAGGGAGATCAAAGTTGATGCCTCGAATCCATGGGAATGCATTGACTAAAAGGCTCAAAGCAGTCCTGTTACCACCACCGACATCGACCAGGCTTTCGACTCCATCGAACACTTCGGGACATCCTTCGGTTGTCGCCTGCACCGTCAGTCTAGCATCGCAACCCATGGCGTTGTTAAAGAGTTCGCTAAAGTCGTGGTTCGCCTCGGCGTAGCTCCATATATCTTTCCCATTTGCTACTTCAAATGGTGAGATATTATTGCCAGTTTCAAGGACTCGAGCGCTGAGACAATGCCATGATGCTAAGCAAGTAGGGCTGTACATGAGCAATATGAAAGCAGCCATGGATTTTTCTCCACCTTTTATCAAACGACGAGACAATGGCGTCGATGAGAAGCCTACAGTGTATTGGTTGATGGGTTCCTGTTTGAATATTCGGTAGTGGACCATGATCCTCATAATGCGATGAAGACGCGATGGTTCGCATTGGAGGGCAGTGGCTAGCTCGGATAGTGGCATAGGGCTTCCATAGTTTTCAATAACGTCGGATATCCCAAGCTCAACGGCACATTTAACGACAGCTATTTTAACATATCCTAACACATAATTCCAAATCTCTACTTCAGCTCTAGCTTCTTCTTCCTTTATTGTCACTTCCATATCtcccaacttttttttttaaaaaaatttatttgagaaCTTTTGGTAACTGTATGCCCAAATCTTGACTATGCAGCTACGATTTATAGAAGCAAAAGTATTGGTTTGAACTAGGTCACAGTTCTTGAATTTGAAAATATCTTGTCAAATATGCTCCTACCCacaaaaaatttttagattaatttggCAAAAAAAATTACAGTGCAATTATTTGAGGTGTACCAAATAGTATATGTAAGTTAGATTTTGGTTAACTTTTACCATAATGTACTCCAATAGTAATTtatagatttaatctttatactttttgaattgattaatttttgtcatattttaaaaattgagctAGAAAAAATTGGACCAGTGGACCAAGAATTGACACGctataacttttaattaaatttttttaaaattataataaaaatgaattattaaaaaaaataaataattggaTTAGAGACTTGAATTTGACCTATTCTCTtgtaaattatgataaaaatgtCACATCTCAAAATTAAGTTAATAGAAATTATTAGAATTTCTTATGTTTTCGTGGGATATTCTCACATTTTTCTTGCCTTTTACTTTGGCTGCCCACTACTTTGTTTATGTGATAGTGAGTGTACGTGTGTGATAGTGGGATATATTCACATGTCCCTATCCTATTCGTTTATATGGTGCCCTTGAATCTAATCTCTCTGCACAAAATTAGATACAGGATTTTTCTTTTTAGGACATTGTTACCCAAAATCAGACGCAGCTCATCACCTCATATTATCTAAAATTGTGTGGTATATATGTTTGAAGGGTGAACTCAAAAagatattttaagaaaataataataataatttttgaaaaattaaaatacaattataacaacATAAGTCGTATTTTAATAGagaatattataactccaaatttttggatttttttataaagtttacAAATACAATATATAATGTAATTAAGTACAaccatatatattcaaataattttaaaattgaatcaaACCAATATAAATTACAAACAAATTAAGAACTGgaataatttaaactaaaatcCACATATGACAATTGCGCATAATAAGAATCAAGCTTTGGTACACAGGGCCCAAGACCTCGACCTTTACCAATAATGTTGTGTTTAACTATTActatatatctatataaattttaatatttgtactattattttaagtttttactgAGTTTGTATCATTAACCAATTGGATGCCAATTCAGTTTTGGAAATTACAGAGATGTcattacatatttaaaataagttatattatttgaggtactttaagtctttttattttaacaaaaactaaTGCAAATTAGTAAAACTCACACCAATTAAATTAGTAAAACCTTGAAATTACCACTAAACCAATACttcagtttaatttttttatatgttttattttaatatgtgcAATTCATTACCTTCATCAGTTATATTGTAGATTTGGAGTGCATTTAGTATTGGTAATCTGatgtatttatgtatttaaatatattttttgtcattcaattatgaaaaattataaaatggccattcaattattagtattttttatcACCTAACTATGACAAGTTACAAACAGTCAcataactattcaattttgtcttttatttttgTCACTAGCTAGCTAACATGGCTGGTTTTAAAATTGGCACAATAGCAAttttaactcttaatatttatatattatgtcaatttagtcttgatttcaaaaaaaattatcctttAACATTTACACATGGTGTAATtcgatcttttttttttgtagctTTGCTTTTCATTttggatttttgggtgttttcattttttgtatattttaaatcaaatttagcTAACAAATTTGATTTTTAGCTTTCAGGTGAAAAGATCATAGAGAACAAcaactacaaaaaaaaaatcaaattacacaatgtgtaaatgttgagggataggttttttagaatcaaaactaatttgacacaatatataaatgttaaaggttaaagttgctattatgccTATTTTAAAAACTGTCATCCCTAGCCTACTGGTTGAttaaaaacgaaaaaaattaaataattgagtggtttataaattttcataattaagtgataaaaataaaatttactaataattaatttactattgaCATATATTTCTCATTtcgataaacaaataaattgtgCACATAAATGTTGGATATAATTCGTGCCCCATAGAGGCATgcatgggccgggtcgggccgggctcaAATAAAAATTCAGGCCCATTTGCTAGGCCCGGGCTCGACccgaataaaaatgctaaaacccgagCTTGACCCTGCCTATCCATAcatcaaaaatatataaagttttggttgaaataataaatttaaaattttaaaaattataatatttcaagttcaaatatggttatatataagtttttattaGTTAGTTGCACATTCAGTTGTTATTAGATAaacttgaaaaaataaattaaagatagATACAAAAGTTGATTATGCAATTCGAAagaattcttttttatatttgtagatagttacaaaatgatcactcaactattGATAAATTTCTTTTTCAGTCACTTAACTATAACAAGTTACAAAAAGATCacctaactattcaattttgtcttttttgtatCACTGGTTGACTAACATGGTAGCTTTTAAAAATTGGCACAATAGCaattttaaccctcaatatttatgtGTTATGTCAATCTAatcttaatttcaaaaaaaaaaccctcaggATTTACACACGATGTAAtttgatcttcttcttctttatattttttttgtttatttcgaAAGAATAAGAAacgatgaaaattattattttttatttttgggtgttttaattttttgtacatttttaattaaatttagctaataaattttgttttttagcTTTTCAAGTGTTAGGATTTAGAGTTAAATTTTTTCAGAATCAAGAGTAATTTAatacaatgtataaatattataagtaaaagttactattatgtcaattttaaaagcgGCCACTACTAGAACGAATaactaaaaatgaaatttattaacattaaataaatactaatatactttatttattttcatttcgaTAAACAAAACCAATCGCGCATGGTGGAATCTAATCTCTCCACTTTTTGGACCATGGTTACCCAAAATAGTGCCCCACTAAACAGCTCATCATCTCATATTATCTTGTGGTATAAATGTGTATGGGTTCAacccaaaaatatattttaagaaaataaaaaataataataatatttgaaaagtcaaattagaattatattcattttgtgatttcataaattttgaataaattatttattaatttatcattttagagACCAAAGCCGTTAGATACTCGTTTTCGTCCATAATGTTTATCAATGTCTATCAAATTATTTGCAATAAGATTTATTTAATCCAAAACTTAGGTAAATATAAtctaaattgaaatatatataataatacattATATTGGGGTTTTGTCCAGttttattatagtttaaatttgaatatttccaatttttaatctattatattttatattgatttataaTAATTCTAATTGATCAAATATGTATTATTTGTAACTTatactaagttttttttaaagtaaaatatgaTACATTATAACCACACAAGTCatattttaattgatcaaaatttgaattgccctttcctgggttttcaattcaaaacctctttggtctcaaggtgtCCTTTTACGAGTTTTCGCCATtgcctctgtaacaccccttactcgtatccaacaccggaatagggtacgaggcattaccaaaacacatacacttgtaaacgtatttaaccgagttataaaatttcatcaaaattaaaactttcaaaaataattaacatgtttctataacttttcacaatatatcctcaaaatattataatcataataattagggcctgcgagacccgatacatgctcatgcaatttaatgcttcatttccatttcattcaattcgcaatttctcatgctcataatttaaatcatatcactagaaatttccatttaattcacgtacaattcaatgacatcaaattcaaaactaatacgtatttaccatttaactcaatgtttattgattataccattcaataacacatttatgaaattctcaatttagcaatgaaaatatcactttagtttgaataacaacatcgtcctgatataaatacactaccacttatccatttactttaattcttttgggcccatttgtcacttaccatccttaatcaaattagggaacggtcacggaaaattgagtacttcactttcactttgccatagtataactatggtcttacgtatgatcacttatcacttgttcttgatcagataagtgtagccacttatcactttgtttcttgatcagataagtgtagccacttatcactttgtctcttgatcagataagtgtagctaaagctatcacttatcactttgtctcttgatcagataagtatagccgaagctatcacttatcacttttcacttgtcacttgatcagataagtgtagccgaagctatcacttatcactttccacttgtcacttgatcagataagtgtagctgaagctatcacttatcactttgtcacttgatcagataagtatagccgaagctatcacttatcactttatcacttgatcagataagtatagccgaagctattacttatcactttccacttgtcacttgatcagataagtgtagctaaagctaccacttatcactttatcacttgatcagaagtactcaaatccggcgttccgctcaatttgatcatttattcatatatcaggcttaccatacacacatactatgaaactttattttcacacatgaacttaaaccatgaccaataatgcacaaaaataagcatcattcatatttcatcgtttatgagttataatcaaacatatgaccatttatacacgaatcattcatatatttcccaattttcctcctcctcctctccattccacatccttaatgtgtataacacacttaaacaacattaaccataatttcaatattcactaacatgtatattcaaagctgtttatccgagtcagagtcactaaattatttttatccagagctacagagctccaaattaagatccgttaattttccctgaaactagactcacatatattcataccataaaattttcataatttttggttcagccaaatagtacagtttattctttaaagtttcccctgtttcgctgtctgacagttcagaccactcttcactaaaaattaattatctcattgtacagaattcggatgatgttttagcttgtttcttctaaaaatagactcattaaggattctaaccatataaactataactcataatcatttctgtacaatttttaatgattttccaaagtcagaacaggggaacccgaattcattctgaccttgtctcacaaaatctattatatctcatgatttacaattccattgctcacatcatttcttttataagaaactagactcaataagctttaatttcatattttattcatcctctaattcaatctctacaatttttggtgatttttcaaagttacactactgctgctgtccaaaactgctttagtgcaaaatgttgattttcattttgccccaaatttcacagtttatacaattcggtcctttctcaattaacccctcaattaatctaattttctcaattagtactttactagacattataagttgttacacaactattgaaattcagaatttccacatataactctatcttcaaactcttttactattaggtcccaaacattcactttctattcaattttttcaataaaatcagcatatgaacaatttaaagctctaatttcatgctaaatcatcatatacttccagcacatattcatatcaactttcaacttctttcataaaatcaaaaactaatgaatttaacaagtgggcctagttgtaaaagtcataaaaatacaaaaatttcaagaaatagtcaagaattgaacttacttgtaataaaaatatgaagaaccagcttgaagaagcccttccatggtgttttagctgatgagaattcagaaaaatgaagagaaatctagataattccacttgggtcctaactttattaagcaaattttgcaatttttcaattttgcccttaattctccttactttcttgctgatttcgtgcctctgccgtccagcccaaataaaccttgggtctatttgctttttaagccctcttccttttatcatttaagctatttaatcatttcccaaaattttgcatttgttacaatttagtcctttttgttcaattaattatcggaactttaaaatttcttaacgaaactttaatactaactttttaacactccataaatatttataaaaatatttatggctcagtttaaaatccccgaggtcttgatacctcatttcgattctaattattttaatatttatttctagtgcactattcactatttcaaaaattttcctaacttcatatttaacttatacttactaaattaataatattttctacccatttgtcgaatttagtgatctcgaatcaccgttccgacacctctgaaaattcaagccgttacattttttttcgtcggatttgtggtcccgaaaccactgttccgactaagcctaaaatcgggctattacagcctctcccttttttttatttaagtgaagtatttcttgactgagtccaaattcacaggattaggcaggtttttgccatccatctcggtcaaaatcAACGTTCCTCCGGAAAAGGCATTCTTTAcgacataaggtccttcccagtttgacatccactttcctctgaagtccttttgtatgggtaGGATCCTTTTCAATACTAGGTCCCCCTCATTGAATTCTCTGGGGCGAACATTTTTGTcttaagctcgcatcattcgtttgtGGTACATCTGACCATTACGGATAACTTTCAACCTCTTCTCTtaaatcaagttcaattgatcatatcaggattgaatccattctgctt from Gossypium hirsutum isolate 1008001.06 chromosome A04, Gossypium_hirsutum_v2.1, whole genome shotgun sequence includes:
- the LOC107949121 gene encoding acetylserotonin O-methyltransferase, translating into MEVTIKEEEARAEVEIWNYVLGYVKIAVVKCAVELGISDVIENYGSPMPLSELATALQCEPSRLHRIMRIMVHYRIFKQEPINQYTVGFSSTPLSRRLIKGGEKSMAAFILLMYSPTCLASWHCLSARVLETGNNISPFEVANGKDIWSYAEANHDFSELFNNAMGCDARLTVQATTEGCPEVFDGVESLVDVGGGNRTALSLLVNAFPWIRGINFDLPHVVTVAPKSDSIENVGGDMFMSIPNVDAAFLMWVLHDWDDEECIKILKKCREAIPEDKGKVIIVEAVLEEDKEGNELGVVGLMLDTTMMAITNKGK